In Brassica napus cultivar Da-Ae chromosome A5 unlocalized genomic scaffold, Da-Ae chrA05_Random_32, whole genome shotgun sequence, a single window of DNA contains:
- the LOC125594277 gene encoding nucleolar protein 6-like, translating to MEADSKLNDLLEKSRIDRDSTVDGLVSSIEEAIDAIPEGLEVTSELAPSFVSEIGADKVEFIFKKPNGFRPVGSYSTRCMAKPDASVDLLLHLPKECFHEKDYMNHLYHAKRCLYLCVLKNHLLLSSSVEKVEWSALQNEARKPVLVVFPAKKVDHLPGFSIRIIPSAKSLFDVAMLSMSSNNLPSVTADGDSLPTPTYNLSILEDMFLEENSNLLENRLSQWKALPDALILLKIWARQRSSIYAHDCLNGFLIFVIVSFLARFGYIEKSQNALQIFTKTLEFITTHDFEGSGLFFTAGKTKILASTEENKKFKELFPVLICDPSTHVNLAFRMTSIGLHELRHEASSTLTRMKLSDGGFEEAFMTKIDYPVKYDHCIRLHLEGKIAEPTSVFCLDKEYWRIYEQKVHSLLEQGLGDRAKSIRVVWRNANQGSYVEDGLSVLDREPLFIGISIRSTENAFRMVDIGPDADNKEEVLKFRKFWGDKSELRRLEDGRIAECTVWETQQWRRHLIMKQMIEYIFERHLSLYSDDIVQLVDQLDFSLLYGDKDPTFGNSLYVFKVLSKCLLEIKGIPLNVSGIQPLDSALRLTSVFPPEPHPLVCVKIVERRLHEHMPSCIPTMEVMIQLEGPGDLEIEKTKTDFLLQIVKKLQKVKGITRPATENNVVFMGGYAFRLSILHEIGPDRVKDLSSTDKMLFFRCQHAKMIYGLQAGFPTYAPVARLAKRWVSAHLFSGCLAEEAIELLVAHVFLTPLPLGVPLSRFSGFLRFLRLLADYDWWSCPLIVDRNSDFGINDHKDINDNFMSSRKRDEEGRQNISSAMFLAAPYDKASEAWTTFSPTCRLANAFEKHLSEQKRLVASARSSANVLSKLVLQEHNDSVQWESLFRPPLDKYDAVVLLHRENLPYPRRLLFPPKLNQGPKGDHVARWEASTYVNRFLLPGYLERSHEQLKEELMLDSDPTKCFLSVLEKRFGMLLKPWYDHLGGDLIGLTWTKQKSKKRKRDEDETDPKEILKAVGEMGKGLVRDILVAQVSMTFLKA from the exons ATGGAGGCAGATTCTAAACTCAACGATTTGCTAGAGAAGAGTCGGATAGATCGCGATTCTACTGTGGACGGTCTCGTTTCATCAATTGAAGAAGCCATTGATGCTATACCTGAAGGTCTCGAG GTTACTTCGGAATTAGCTCCCAGCTTCGTTAGCGAGATTGGAGCTGATAAAGTTGAATTCATCTTCAAGAAGCCTAATGGTTTCAGACCCGTCGGCAGCTACTCCACTCGTTGTATGGCAAAGCCTGATGCTTCTGTTGATCTTCTCCTCCACTTGCCTAAG GAATGTTTTCATGAGAAAGATTATATGAATCATCTATACCATGCCAAGCGATGTCTATATCTTTGTGTACTTAAGAACCATTTGTTGTTGTCATCGTCTGTTGAGAAAGTTGAATGGTCAGCCTTACAGAACGAGGCGAGGAAGCCAGTCTTAGTTGTTTTCCCAG CTAAGAAAGTTGATCACTTACCTGGATTTTCCATAAGAATAATACCTTCAGCAAAATCACTGTTTGATGTTGCAATGCTGAGTATGAGCAGCAACAACCTCCCTTCTGTTACTGCAG ATGGTGACTCTCTGCCCACGCCCACTTACAACTTAAGCATATTGGAGGACATGTTTCTGGAGGAAAATTCTAATCTTCTCGAGAACAGATTATCTCAGTGGAAAGCGTTGCCAGATGCTTTGATATTGCTAAAG ATATGGGCTAGACAAAGGAGCTCGATATACGCCCATGACTGCTTGAATGGCTTTTTAATCTTCGTGATAGTATCATTCCTTGCAAGATTTGGCTACATTGAAAAGTCACAAAACGCACTGCAAATATTCACAAAGACACTGGAATTCATAA CCACTCATGATTTTGAGGGAAGCGGTCTATTTTTTACAGCAGGGAAGACCAAAATACTTGCCTCGACAGAG GAGAATAAGAAATTCAAAGAGTTGTTCCCTGTTCTTATATGTGATCCATCTACACACGTGAATCTGGCTTTCCGGATGACCAGTATTGGACTCCATGag CTCCGACATGAGGCTTCGTCAACTCTTACACGTATGAAACTCAGTGATGGAGGATTCGAGGAGGCTTTTATGACCAAGATCGACTATCCTGTTAAATATGACCATTGCATACG GTTACACCTAGAAGGGAAAATAGCAGAACCTACGTCAGTGTTTTGTTTGGACAAGGAATATTGGAGAATTTATGAGCAGAAAGTGCATAGCCTGCTGGAACAAGGACTTGGTGACAGAGCAAAATCAATCCGTGTTGTTTGGAGAAATGCCAATCAAGGCTCGTATGTTGaagat GGCTTGTCAGTTCTTGACAGAGAACCACTTTTTATTGGCATATCTATCAGATCAACCGAAAATGCGTTTAGAATGGTTGATATTGGACCAGATGCTGATAACAAGGAAGAG GTACTCAAGTTTCGAAAATTTTGGGGGGACAAGTCTGAGCTAAGGAGGCTTGAAGATGGAAGAATAGCGGAATGCACAG TCTGGGAGACTCAGCAGTGGAGAAGGCATCTTATCATGAAACAAATGATTGAGTATATCTTTGAGCGGCATCTTTCACTCTATTCCGATGATATTGTTCAATTGGTTGATCAACTTGACTTCTCTCTGCTCTACGGAGATAAAG ACCCAACATTTGGAAATTCGCTTTATGTCTTCAAAGTTCTCTCAAAGTGCTTGCTTGAGATCAAAGGCATTCCTCTAAACGTTTCTGGCATTCAGCCTTTAGATTCAG CTCTTAGGCTCACATCGGTGTTCCCTCCTGAACCTCACCCACTGGTTTGCGTGAAAATTGTTGAGCGAAGACTACATGAACATATGCCATCTTGCATACCGACAATGGAGGTCATGATTCAG CTAGAAGGACCTGGTGATTTGGAAATTGAGAAAACGAAAACTGACTTCCTTCTTCAAATTGTAAAGAA ACTTCAGAAGGTTAAGGGCATAACGCGACCAGCTACTGAGAATAACGTTGTTTTCATGGGTGGTTACGCGTTTCGTCTGAGTATTTTACATGAAA TTGGACCTGACCGAGTGAAGGATCTTTCCTCTACCGATAAAATGCTTTTCTTTCGCTGTCAACATGCAAAAATGATCTATGGTTTGCAAGCCGGATTTCCTACATATGCACCAGTTGCAAG GCTTGCAAAAAGATGGGTTTCTGCGCATCTCTTTTCTGGTTGCCTAGCAGAAGAAGCCATTGAACTTTTGGTTGCACATGTCTTCCTCACACCTCTCCCACTTGGTGTTCCTCTCTCTCGCTTCAGCGGATTCTTAAG GTTCTTGCGATTACTAGCAGACTATGACTGGTGGTCCTGTCCGCTGATTGTCGACAGAAACAGTGACTTTGGCATAAATGACCACAAGGACATCAAT GATAACTTCATGTCAAGTAGAAAGCGCGATGAAGAGGGCAGACAAAACATAAGTTCAGCCATGTTCTTGGCTGCTCCTTACGACAAGGCATCAGAGGCATGGACAACATTTTCACCAACTTGTCGGTTAGCAAACGCTTTTGAAAAGCATCTTAGC GAACAAAAAAGGTTGGTGGCTTCTGCTCGAAGCAGTGCAAACGTATTAAGTAAACTGGTACTGCAAGAACACAATGATTCTGTTCAATGGGAG AGCCTTTTCAGACCTCCTTTGGACAAGTATGACGCAGTTGTTCTTCTCCATAGAGAAAACCTACCTTACCCACGTCGTCTTTTGTTTCCGCCTAAACTTAACCAAGGTCCTAAAG GGGATCATGTAGCACGTTGGGAGGCGAGTACATATGTTAACAGATTCTTATTGCCTGGATATTTGGAGAGAAGCCATGAGCAGCTTAAGGAGGAGTTAATGTTGGACTCCGATCCAACCAAGTGCTTCTTGAGTGTGTTGGAG AAACGGTTTGGGATGTTGTTGAAGCCGTGGTATGACCATTTAGGAGGTGACTTGATTGGTTTAACTTGGACTAAACAGAAGTCAAag AAACGAAAACGAGATGAAGATGAAACTGATCCGAAAGAGATTTTAAAGGCGGTAGGCGAAATGGGAAAAGGGTTGGTGAGAGATATCTTAGTTGCTCAAGTCTCCATGACGTTTCTAAAAGCTTAG